From Pseudarthrobacter equi, a single genomic window includes:
- a CDS encoding enoyl-CoA hydratase-related protein, translated as MSITVEEPAVEERVDQVTLAITDGLATVTIDRQHVLNAVDGTAQARLNEIWDQLEQDASVRAVVITGAGTRAFCVGADMSASAVDKTGLEYWAGLDPNGFGGLSLRTTLDVPVIARVNGYALGGGMEMVLGADIVVAADSAKFGLTEPRVGRLALDGGIHQLVRRVPYTQAMGMLLTGRKADAAEMQAMGLVNEVVPAEELDAAVQRWVDQILACAPTSVRAVKQMVTQTSHLTATEARGLRLPALMAALDSEDSAEGVRAFQEKRRPVWPGR; from the coding sequence GTGAGCATCACTGTGGAAGAACCCGCCGTCGAAGAACGGGTAGACCAGGTCACGCTGGCCATCACCGATGGCCTGGCCACCGTGACCATCGACCGGCAGCACGTCCTCAACGCCGTGGACGGCACAGCCCAGGCCCGGCTCAATGAGATCTGGGACCAGCTGGAGCAGGACGCGTCGGTGCGGGCCGTGGTCATCACCGGCGCCGGCACCCGCGCGTTCTGCGTGGGAGCGGACATGTCCGCGTCCGCCGTGGACAAGACCGGCCTGGAGTACTGGGCCGGCCTGGACCCCAACGGGTTCGGCGGCCTCAGCCTGCGCACCACGCTGGACGTGCCGGTGATCGCCCGGGTGAACGGCTACGCCTTGGGCGGCGGCATGGAAATGGTGCTCGGCGCGGACATCGTGGTCGCCGCGGACAGTGCGAAGTTCGGGCTCACGGAGCCCCGCGTCGGGAGGTTGGCGCTCGACGGCGGCATCCACCAGCTGGTGCGGCGCGTCCCCTACACGCAGGCCATGGGCATGCTGCTCACGGGCCGGAAGGCGGACGCGGCGGAGATGCAGGCCATGGGCCTGGTCAACGAGGTGGTCCCCGCGGAAGAGCTCGACGCCGCGGTGCAGCGCTGGGTGGACCAGATCCTCGCCTGCGCGCCCACCTCGGTCCGGGCCGTCAAGCAAATGGTCACGCAGACCAGCCACCTCACCGCCACGGAAGCCCGCGGCCTGCGGCTCCCGGCCCTCATGGCCGCCCTGGACAGTGAGGACTCGGCCGAGGGGGTCCGGGCGTTCCAGGAAAAGCGCCGGCCCGTGTGGCCCGGCCGCTGA
- a CDS encoding CaiB/BaiF CoA transferase family protein yields the protein MSSATLEQFTDRTEQAAGRTTAAGATASPLAGDARPATPLPLDGIKIVDFTQVFMGPSCTQMLGDYGADIIKVERPGAGDISRNSFPDQDGQDNPIFLSINRNKRSVSIDTRTEEGRNVLHAIMADADVVVSNFRSGVMERMGFGYEELTQENPGIIWASGTGFGPVGPYSHKGGQDAIAQAYSGVMWRRESDDQKPAIYPTTLCDYITGMHLMQGILLALRTRETSGVGQKVEVTMYDSMLHLQMQEACMQLNRGYEVNWGAMPLSGVFETTDGAVCMVGGFTPDPLARISDALGLDEDLTQRPEFANLEQQFKHKPALQAIFREHIATNTTEYWTGKLEEQGLLNAPVHTLEQALADAQTEANGMIVEAEHPGVGTVKMLNAPIRLSATPPSVRRVAPRLGEHNVEVLLENGFDPETIERLQQLGVLR from the coding sequence ATGAGCAGCGCGACGTTGGAGCAATTCACGGACCGCACGGAACAGGCCGCAGGACGTACGACGGCGGCAGGCGCCACCGCGTCACCCCTCGCCGGGGATGCGCGGCCGGCCACCCCGCTGCCGCTGGACGGCATCAAGATCGTGGACTTCACCCAGGTGTTCATGGGCCCGTCCTGCACCCAGATGCTGGGTGACTATGGTGCGGACATCATCAAGGTGGAACGCCCCGGTGCCGGGGACATCTCCCGGAACTCGTTCCCGGACCAGGACGGCCAGGACAACCCGATCTTCCTGTCCATCAACCGCAACAAGCGCAGCGTCTCCATCGACACGCGCACGGAGGAAGGACGGAACGTCCTGCACGCCATCATGGCGGACGCGGACGTGGTGGTCAGCAACTTCCGCTCCGGCGTGATGGAGCGGATGGGCTTCGGCTACGAGGAGCTCACGCAGGAGAACCCGGGCATCATCTGGGCCTCCGGCACCGGCTTCGGCCCGGTGGGACCGTACTCGCACAAGGGCGGCCAGGACGCCATCGCCCAGGCCTACTCGGGCGTGATGTGGCGGCGCGAATCGGACGACCAGAAACCGGCCATCTACCCCACCACCCTCTGCGACTACATCACCGGCATGCACCTGATGCAGGGAATCCTGCTGGCGCTGCGCACCCGGGAAACCTCGGGTGTGGGCCAGAAGGTGGAGGTGACCATGTACGACTCCATGCTGCACCTGCAGATGCAGGAAGCCTGCATGCAGCTCAACCGCGGCTACGAGGTCAACTGGGGCGCCATGCCGCTGAGCGGCGTCTTCGAAACCACCGACGGTGCCGTGTGCATGGTGGGCGGCTTTACCCCGGACCCGCTCGCCCGGATCTCCGACGCCCTGGGCCTGGACGAGGACCTCACCCAGCGCCCGGAGTTCGCCAACCTGGAGCAGCAGTTCAAGCACAAGCCCGCGCTGCAGGCCATCTTCCGGGAGCACATTGCCACCAACACCACCGAGTACTGGACCGGCAAACTCGAGGAGCAGGGGCTGCTCAACGCCCCCGTCCACACCCTGGAACAGGCGCTCGCCGATGCCCAGACCGAGGCCAACGGCATGATCGTGGAGGCGGAACACCCCGGCGTGGGCACGGTAAAGATGCTCAACGCCCCCATCCGGCTCTCGGCCACCCCGCCCTCAGTCCGCCGCGTGGCGCCCCGCCTGGGTGAGCACAATGTGGAGGTGCTGCTGGAAAACGGGTTCGATCCCGAGACCATCGAACGCCTGCAGCAACTGGGGGTCCTCCGGTGA
- a CDS encoding FAD-dependent oxidoreductase → MNTTPSFAAPENGFAGSLELATTTADLTAPVISRSNVLVVGGGPAGVAAAVTAARSGAKVTLLERYSSLGGLASGGMVLVLDDMINGQEITVTGIVSEYVERLQKLGLAIVPPADDRKTSEELWNKWGRYGTFDFHSHTNPKPICYAAAFDPDGWKRVSNDLVREAGVDLRLHSWFSRPIVDNGVIKGVITETKLGPQAFMADVVIDTTGDIDVASRAGASYAKDNYITTLVFRLGNVDTRAAEAFEQANPKEARAINRKIKRLLGGAWELWWLKTPIDGVVWCNAPHMSGFDGTDPADMTAAEFAARDRISEAVDYVRAHLPGFENCYMLDVASQMGVRQTRLLQGEYVMTKDDVTQRRHFADTVARGRDYYYPYRSLLPKEVDQLLVAGRHYSATPEAQKMSREIPPCMAMGQAVGVAAALAVENNVLVRDVSALDIQQGMRRHGADPGDVPSSNATIDQDAAVPA, encoded by the coding sequence ATGAACACCACACCCAGCTTCGCCGCGCCCGAAAACGGCTTCGCCGGCTCCCTGGAACTCGCCACCACCACGGCGGATCTCACCGCCCCCGTCATCTCCCGCTCCAACGTGCTGGTGGTGGGCGGTGGCCCCGCAGGCGTTGCCGCGGCCGTCACCGCGGCCCGCTCCGGCGCCAAGGTCACCCTGCTGGAACGCTACTCATCCCTGGGCGGACTCGCCTCCGGCGGCATGGTGCTGGTGCTGGACGACATGATCAACGGCCAGGAAATCACCGTTACCGGCATCGTCTCCGAGTACGTGGAGCGGCTGCAGAAGCTGGGCCTGGCCATTGTCCCGCCGGCGGATGACCGCAAGACCTCGGAGGAACTCTGGAACAAGTGGGGCCGCTACGGCACCTTCGACTTCCACTCCCACACCAACCCGAAGCCCATCTGCTACGCCGCAGCCTTTGACCCCGACGGCTGGAAGCGGGTCTCCAACGACCTGGTCCGCGAAGCCGGAGTGGACCTCCGCCTGCACTCCTGGTTCTCCCGCCCCATCGTGGACAACGGCGTGATCAAGGGCGTCATCACCGAGACCAAGCTGGGCCCGCAGGCCTTCATGGCGGACGTGGTCATCGACACCACGGGCGACATCGACGTCGCCTCCCGGGCCGGGGCCAGCTACGCCAAGGACAACTACATCACCACGCTCGTCTTCCGCCTGGGCAACGTGGACACCCGGGCCGCCGAAGCATTCGAGCAGGCCAACCCCAAGGAAGCCCGCGCCATCAACCGCAAGATCAAGCGCCTCCTCGGCGGCGCCTGGGAGCTGTGGTGGCTCAAGACCCCCATCGACGGCGTGGTCTGGTGCAACGCCCCGCACATGTCCGGCTTCGACGGCACGGACCCGGCAGACATGACCGCCGCCGAGTTCGCTGCCCGCGACAGGATCTCCGAGGCCGTGGACTACGTCCGCGCCCACCTGCCCGGTTTCGAAAACTGCTACATGCTGGACGTCGCCTCCCAGATGGGTGTCCGGCAGACCCGCCTGCTGCAGGGCGAGTACGTGATGACCAAGGACGACGTCACCCAGCGCCGGCACTTCGCCGACACCGTGGCCCGCGGCCGCGACTACTACTACCCGTACCGTTCGCTGTTGCCCAAGGAGGTGGACCAGCTGCTAGTTGCCGGGCGCCACTACTCCGCCACCCCGGAAGCGCAGAAAATGTCACGTGAGATTCCGCCCTGCATGGCCATGGGCCAGGCCGTCGGCGTTGCTGCCGCGCTCGCAGTCGAGAACAATGTCCTGGTCCGCGACGTCTCCGCCCTGGACATCCAGCAGGGCATGCGCCGGCACGGCGCAGACCCGGGCGACGTCCCGTCGTCGAACGCCACCATCGACCAGGACGCGGCGGTGCCGGCATGA
- a CDS encoding MFS transporter: MLDTQTTDNAVPTSRTTASSPQKHEKFTPEVRKGLLGLGLGNALEWYDWMVFGLLSAFIGPNFFPNTDPLSATLNALAVFAVGFAFRPLGGILLGTLADRIGRRRVMLLSIMLMAGTTLIIAVTPSYATIGPLAGIILLVCRVLQGISTGIEAPLSTSHAVELAPEGREGYVAGIMSFYVNIGILLASLVSFLCSLVIGGAAMGDWGWRVPFILGALFGFVVLYLRRSLPETLKEEEMATNTPRAVWSGVRKHWLSVMAIIFVVGAAQAYNYAWNVGLPSAARSGFKEDPTSVFALTTVLGVILVAGSWIIGKLADGKAMSRWFLVTRILAIPSVFLMLLYVQPGIGAFAAVLLGGSVVLVLNMTLYNVVSSSLMPKNIRGTGVALGYGIGVALFGGTASYLLVWFQSLNLTWIFPVYVAVLSILSIVFYIAARRSNGIFVGK; encoded by the coding sequence ATGCTTGACACCCAAACCACGGACAATGCCGTCCCGACCTCCCGAACCACCGCTTCATCCCCCCAAAAGCACGAAAAGTTCACCCCCGAAGTCCGCAAAGGCCTCCTGGGCCTGGGCCTCGGCAACGCCCTCGAATGGTACGACTGGATGGTCTTCGGCCTCCTGTCCGCCTTCATCGGACCCAACTTCTTCCCCAACACGGACCCGCTGTCCGCAACGCTGAACGCCCTGGCCGTGTTCGCCGTCGGGTTCGCCTTCCGCCCCCTGGGCGGCATCCTCCTCGGCACCCTGGCCGACAGGATCGGCAGGCGCCGGGTGATGCTGCTGTCCATCATGCTGATGGCCGGCACCACCCTGATCATCGCCGTCACCCCCAGCTACGCCACCATCGGCCCCCTGGCCGGCATCATCCTGCTGGTCTGCCGGGTCCTGCAGGGCATTTCCACAGGAATCGAAGCCCCGCTCTCCACCTCGCACGCCGTTGAACTGGCGCCGGAGGGCCGCGAAGGCTACGTGGCCGGCATCATGTCCTTCTACGTGAACATTGGCATCCTGCTGGCCTCGCTGGTCAGCTTCCTCTGCAGCCTGGTGATCGGCGGGGCGGCCATGGGGGACTGGGGCTGGCGTGTGCCTTTCATCCTCGGCGCCCTCTTCGGCTTCGTGGTCCTGTACCTCCGCCGCTCCCTACCGGAAACCCTCAAAGAAGAGGAGATGGCCACCAACACACCCCGCGCCGTCTGGTCCGGCGTCCGCAAGCACTGGCTCTCCGTCATGGCCATCATCTTCGTGGTGGGCGCAGCCCAGGCCTACAACTACGCCTGGAACGTGGGCCTGCCCAGCGCAGCCCGCAGCGGCTTCAAGGAAGACCCCACCTCCGTCTTCGCCCTCACCACTGTCCTTGGCGTCATCCTGGTGGCCGGCTCCTGGATCATCGGCAAGCTCGCCGACGGCAAGGCCATGTCCCGCTGGTTCCTGGTGACCCGCATCCTGGCCATCCCGTCAGTGTTCCTCATGCTGCTCTACGTACAGCCCGGCATCGGCGCATTCGCGGCGGTCCTGCTGGGCGGCTCGGTGGTACTGGTGCTGAACATGACCCTCTACAACGTGGTCAGCTCCTCCCTGATGCCCAAGAACATCCGCGGAACCGGAGTGGCCCTGGGCTACGGCATCGGCGTCGCCCTCTTCGGCGGCACCGCCTCCTACCTGCTGGTCTGGTTCCAGTCCCTGAACCTCACCTGGATCTTCCCGGTCTACGTGGCCGTCCTGTCCATCCTCAGCATCGTCTTCTACATCGCCGCACGCCGCTCCAACGGCATCTTCGTCGGCAAGTAA
- a CDS encoding helix-turn-helix domain-containing protein produces the protein MTTETSTTAPPATSELLATVGNKVRSMRKDRGMTLARLSEITGLSQAIVSQIERGMANPSFTTLAQLAHGLDIPVGRFFIGQDQSRSPVVRRSARRNLQNVTRESVGEAIHELLTPDRDGAIEAQWISTPPGHDTSATPFTHSGEEFCYIISGRKDVYLDGVCYSLEEGDSITYSSEIPHWYKNSYEEVCVAIWVNAPHAL, from the coding sequence ATGACCACCGAGACTAGCACCACCGCCCCGCCGGCCACCAGCGAACTGCTGGCCACAGTCGGCAACAAGGTGCGGTCCATGCGAAAGGACCGGGGAATGACCCTGGCCCGGCTCTCGGAAATCACCGGACTCAGCCAGGCGATCGTCAGCCAGATCGAACGCGGAATGGCCAACCCGTCCTTCACAACCCTCGCGCAGCTGGCCCACGGACTGGACATCCCCGTGGGACGGTTCTTCATCGGCCAGGACCAGTCCAGGTCCCCGGTGGTCCGGAGATCCGCGCGGCGCAACCTCCAAAACGTCACCCGCGAGTCCGTCGGCGAAGCAATTCATGAGCTGCTCACCCCGGACCGCGATGGCGCCATTGAAGCGCAATGGATCAGCACGCCCCCAGGGCACGACACCAGCGCAACACCCTTCACCCACAGCGGCGAAGAGTTCTGCTACATCATTTCGGGCCGGAAGGACGTCTACCTTGATGGCGTCTGCTACAGCCTCGAAGAGGGCGACTCGATCACCTACTCTTCGGAAATCCCCCACTGGTACAAGAACAGCTACGAAGAGGTATGCGTAGCCATCTGGGTCAACGCTCCCCACGCGTTGTAG
- a CDS encoding DUF5671 domain-containing protein, whose amino-acid sequence MTSPAATTTRAPAGGLATLRRLILYVLLFALVVIAASGVSGLLERLFRASSVLVTGDPASLALPLAFTLIGGPLALLLWWFAWRRLDDAAERTAAGWGLYLSGMYAVSLIIATTSLLNLATSSIDTQESQWQSPLANGLVWAAIWLWHRWMWKHPAKPPTHLEDVRTLLGSVFGLLLGAGAAVAALSGLLDVAIRGLPLSAAVEPWWFAPVRSLVWAAGGALVWWWHWFREGGRRLRTTLADVAMIAVGIFIAGIAALGGVGVVAFVLLRLAFDRSDPVNLLLEPLAPAISAAAIGAVVWRYHRAVAVSRSTATRRASLLVTSAVALAAAASGVGVVVNALLAAVVSPLAGGAARTLLLGGISSLMVGGAVWWLAWKPRHQPRTAGEIPPGRRIYLVAFFGVSAVVALITLLVTGYRVFQYLLGDVSGGSFVDRIRAPLGLLVAAGLVAGYHFALWRHDRTLLAAAAPARRRTIDQVTLVSGYPPGTIDVSALARGIADATGGAKVTAWLRADDGGTGLPPSSVPAPGSPAAQPDEVIQQVAAALDDVAAPHVLVMVGPGSLDVIPLAAPTPEVKG is encoded by the coding sequence ATGACCTCGCCGGCAGCCACCACCACCCGCGCTCCGGCCGGCGGCCTGGCCACCCTCCGCCGCCTGATCCTTTATGTCCTGCTGTTCGCCCTGGTGGTGATTGCGGCCTCAGGTGTGAGCGGATTGCTCGAACGGCTCTTCCGTGCGTCGTCCGTGCTGGTCACCGGCGATCCTGCCAGCCTGGCACTGCCCCTGGCGTTCACCCTGATCGGCGGTCCGCTGGCACTGCTGCTGTGGTGGTTTGCCTGGCGGCGCCTCGACGACGCGGCGGAGCGCACCGCTGCCGGCTGGGGCCTGTACCTGTCCGGGATGTACGCCGTTTCGCTTATCATCGCCACCACTTCGCTGCTGAACCTGGCAACGTCCTCCATTGATACGCAGGAAAGCCAGTGGCAGTCCCCGCTCGCCAACGGCCTGGTGTGGGCGGCCATCTGGCTCTGGCACCGGTGGATGTGGAAGCACCCCGCCAAGCCGCCGACGCACCTGGAAGATGTCAGGACACTCCTCGGCTCGGTCTTCGGCCTGCTGCTGGGCGCCGGCGCGGCGGTTGCCGCCCTCAGTGGCCTGCTGGACGTGGCCATCCGCGGGTTGCCGCTCAGCGCAGCGGTTGAGCCGTGGTGGTTTGCCCCGGTCCGTTCGCTGGTGTGGGCCGCGGGCGGGGCCCTGGTGTGGTGGTGGCACTGGTTCAGGGAAGGCGGCCGGCGCCTCCGGACCACACTGGCGGACGTGGCCATGATCGCCGTCGGCATCTTTATCGCGGGCATTGCAGCGCTGGGCGGCGTGGGCGTGGTGGCGTTCGTGCTCCTGCGGCTCGCGTTCGACCGCAGCGATCCTGTGAACCTGCTGCTGGAGCCCCTGGCGCCGGCAATCTCGGCCGCGGCCATCGGTGCTGTGGTGTGGCGCTACCACCGGGCGGTGGCCGTTTCCCGTTCCACCGCAACGAGGCGCGCCAGCCTCCTGGTGACCTCAGCCGTTGCGCTGGCCGCGGCGGCGTCCGGTGTGGGCGTGGTGGTGAACGCGCTGTTGGCTGCCGTCGTCTCGCCACTCGCCGGCGGCGCCGCGCGCACACTGCTGCTGGGCGGCATCAGTTCCCTGATGGTGGGCGGCGCGGTGTGGTGGCTGGCGTGGAAGCCGCGGCACCAGCCCCGGACGGCAGGCGAAATCCCACCCGGCCGGCGCATTTACCTGGTGGCGTTCTTCGGCGTCAGCGCAGTGGTGGCCCTGATTACGCTGCTGGTGACGGGCTACCGGGTGTTCCAGTACCTGCTCGGCGACGTCTCCGGCGGAAGCTTTGTGGACCGGATCCGGGCACCGCTGGGCCTGTTGGTGGCGGCTGGCCTGGTGGCCGGATACCACTTCGCCTTGTGGCGGCACGACCGCACGCTGCTGGCGGCCGCGGCGCCCGCCCGGCGTCGGACGATTGACCAGGTCACGCTGGTCAGCGGCTATCCCCCGGGCACCATTGACGTCAGCGCTTTGGCGCGCGGCATCGCTGACGCCACGGGAGGTGCCAAGGTGACCGCCTGGCTAAGGGCGGACGACGGCGGCACTGGCCTGCCGCCGTCGTCCGTCCCTGCGCCGGGGTCACCAGCTGCCCAGCCCGACGAAGTCATCCAGCAGGTGGCAGCGGCACTGGACGACGTGGCCGCGCCTCACGTCCTGGTCATGGTGGGTCCGGGCAGCCTGGACGTGATCCCGCTGGCCGCGCCAACTCCCGAAGTTAAGGGCTGA
- a CDS encoding cation transporter, whose protein sequence is MSGTLAHQLTSGRRAILTRRIRLFAAATITYNVIEAVVALWAGGVADSSALIGFGLDSVIEVASAAALSWQFSAKDPERREHLTLRIIAISFFALAAFVTVDAVRSMAGGGEAQHSTPGIVIAALSLAIMPVLSWAQRRAGRELGSRTAVADSKQTLLCTYLSAVLLVGLVLNSTLGWWWADAAAAIVIAGIAVREGFNAWRGDVCCAVPHAEPHAESPAVFRVNGSAAQDAAASQAGSGQDADACCPGCAPAQPQSLGLTIRSKN, encoded by the coding sequence ATGAGCGGAACCCTGGCCCACCAGCTCACATCCGGGCGGCGGGCCATCCTGACGCGCCGGATCCGCCTCTTCGCAGCCGCCACCATCACCTACAACGTTATCGAAGCGGTGGTTGCGCTCTGGGCCGGCGGCGTGGCCGATTCGTCGGCACTGATCGGGTTCGGACTGGATTCGGTCATTGAGGTCGCGTCTGCCGCTGCACTGTCCTGGCAGTTCTCCGCGAAGGACCCGGAACGGCGTGAACACCTCACCCTGCGCATCATCGCCATCTCCTTCTTCGCGCTCGCGGCCTTCGTCACCGTGGATGCCGTCCGGTCGATGGCTGGCGGGGGAGAGGCCCAGCACTCCACCCCCGGCATCGTGATTGCGGCCCTGAGCCTTGCCATCATGCCCGTCCTCTCGTGGGCGCAGCGCCGGGCAGGACGCGAGCTCGGTTCGAGGACCGCCGTCGCCGACTCCAAACAGACGTTGCTCTGCACCTACCTGTCCGCGGTGCTGCTGGTGGGGCTGGTCCTGAACAGCACGCTGGGTTGGTGGTGGGCGGATGCTGCAGCGGCCATCGTGATCGCCGGCATTGCGGTCCGCGAAGGCTTCAACGCCTGGCGCGGGGACGTCTGCTGCGCGGTGCCCCATGCAGAGCCTCACGCCGAGTCGCCTGCGGTGTTCCGCGTAAACGGCAGCGCGGCCCAGGATGCCGCCGCCAGCCAGGCCGGCAGCGGGCAGGACGCAGATGCGTGCTGCCCCGGGTGCGCTCCAGCGCAGCCGCAGTCCTTGGGACTGACCATCCGCAGCAAGAACTGA
- a CDS encoding ArsR/SmtB family transcription factor gives METLTHAPVLARFGYAVSDPTRAQVLLALAQAPSYPSDLADSIGVSRQSMSNHLTCLRGCGLVLSVPDGRRTRYELADARLGHAIMDLLGVVLAVDPACCAPDGECLA, from the coding sequence ATGGAGACCCTCACCCACGCCCCGGTCCTGGCGCGCTTCGGATACGCCGTCTCGGACCCCACCAGGGCGCAGGTCCTCCTGGCCCTCGCCCAGGCGCCGTCCTACCCGTCGGATCTGGCCGACTCCATCGGAGTGTCCCGGCAGAGCATGTCCAACCACCTCACCTGCCTGCGCGGCTGCGGGCTGGTATTATCGGTCCCGGACGGCCGCCGGACTCGTTACGAACTCGCCGATGCCCGGCTGGGCCACGCCATCATGGACCTGCTCGGTGTTGTCCTCGCGGTAGACCCTGCCTGCTGCGCCCCCGACGGCGAGTGCCTGGCATGA
- a CDS encoding Na+/H+ antiporter codes for MEIALGLLVLVAVVCAGSALGRKLNVSVPLLLVLIGVAGSFLPFIPDIELNPELVLVGLLPPLLYAAALRTSLFDFGSNRRAIGLLSVGYVIFGTLTVGLVVWWLFPEIPLAAAFALGAVLAPPDAVAATAIARKVGMPRRIVTILEGESLVNDATALICLRAAIAAISGVVSVAGIAGDFVLAVGGGLVVGIAAAYVLTMLRKRIRNVAINTSTSLAAPLVAYLPAEAIHASGVLAVVVTGLIMGTKAPSMPNGAARLSQRSNWNTVQFLLENSVFLLIGLQVRTIVDGVQDDSLGAGRIWVGCAVILLAVLFLRPVWVFPATYLPRLIPSVRQQDPAPPWQFAAIVSWAGMRGVVTLAAVLVLPEDLEHRSVLILAALVVVGGTLTLQGFTLPALVRILRVQGPDQREDALNQASLMQLATAAGVAKLHELRTDDDPPEVVSMLKRRTQERGLAAWERLGRPSAETSTPSERYARLRLAMLEAEREKVLELRRGGEYAHEVLSAVLERLDVEESMLDVSLDEIDPSGGGGGEGVAKPGGECDHLESAEPREVPGGAICEDCVREGTTTVHLRMCLECGNVGCCDSSPATHASRHFESTGHPVMRSIEPGEDWRWCYQDDLLG; via the coding sequence ATGGAAATCGCGCTGGGCCTTCTGGTCCTCGTTGCCGTGGTGTGTGCCGGCAGCGCCCTCGGCCGGAAGCTCAACGTTTCGGTGCCGCTGCTGCTGGTGCTGATCGGGGTGGCGGGTTCGTTCCTCCCGTTCATTCCGGACATCGAACTGAACCCTGAACTGGTGCTGGTGGGGCTGCTGCCGCCGCTGCTGTATGCGGCTGCGCTGCGCACGTCGCTGTTTGATTTTGGCTCCAACCGCCGCGCCATCGGCCTGCTCTCGGTGGGGTATGTCATCTTCGGCACCCTCACCGTCGGGCTGGTGGTCTGGTGGCTGTTTCCGGAGATTCCGCTGGCGGCCGCGTTTGCGCTGGGGGCCGTGCTGGCGCCGCCGGATGCGGTGGCTGCGACGGCGATCGCGCGGAAGGTGGGGATGCCCCGCCGGATCGTCACCATCCTCGAGGGCGAATCCCTGGTCAATGACGCCACGGCCCTGATCTGCCTGCGCGCCGCGATCGCCGCCATCTCTGGAGTGGTGTCCGTGGCCGGGATTGCCGGGGACTTCGTACTGGCTGTGGGCGGCGGACTGGTGGTGGGCATCGCCGCGGCGTACGTGCTCACAATGCTCCGCAAACGGATCCGCAACGTTGCCATCAATACTTCGACGTCGCTGGCGGCGCCCCTGGTGGCGTACCTGCCGGCGGAGGCGATCCACGCCTCGGGTGTGCTCGCCGTCGTGGTCACCGGCCTCATCATGGGCACCAAGGCGCCGTCCATGCCCAACGGCGCGGCCCGGCTCAGCCAGCGGAGCAACTGGAACACCGTGCAGTTCCTGCTGGAGAATTCGGTGTTCCTGCTGATCGGGCTGCAGGTGCGCACCATTGTGGACGGCGTCCAGGACGATTCCCTGGGCGCCGGCAGGATCTGGGTCGGTTGCGCGGTCATCCTGCTGGCCGTCCTGTTCCTCCGGCCGGTCTGGGTGTTCCCAGCCACCTACCTGCCGCGGCTTATCCCGTCGGTGCGGCAGCAGGATCCGGCTCCGCCGTGGCAGTTTGCGGCCATTGTGTCGTGGGCCGGGATGCGGGGCGTGGTCACCCTGGCCGCCGTACTGGTGCTGCCGGAGGACCTGGAACACCGGTCAGTGCTGATCCTCGCTGCCTTGGTGGTGGTGGGCGGCACGCTGACGCTGCAGGGATTCACGCTGCCGGCGCTGGTGCGGATCCTCCGGGTGCAGGGGCCGGACCAGCGCGAAGACGCGTTGAACCAGGCATCGCTCATGCAGCTGGCCACCGCCGCGGGCGTCGCGAAGCTGCATGAACTCAGGACGGATGACGACCCGCCGGAAGTGGTGTCCATGCTGAAGCGCCGGACGCAGGAACGCGGGCTGGCGGCGTGGGAGCGGCTGGGGCGGCCGTCGGCGGAAACGTCCACGCCCAGCGAGCGCTATGCCCGGCTGCGGCTGGCAATGCTGGAAGCTGAGCGCGAGAAGGTGCTGGAGCTCCGGCGGGGTGGCGAGTACGCGCACGAGGTCCTGAGCGCTGTGCTCGAGCGGCTGGACGTTGAGGAATCGATGCTGGACGTGTCCCTGGACGAGATTGACCCGTCCGGCGGGGGCGGAGGCGAAGGCGTGGCCAAACCCGGCGGTGAGTGCGACCACCTGGAGTCCGCGGAACCGCGGGAAGTGCCCGGCGGCGCGATCTGCGAGGACTGCGTCCGGGAGGGAACGACGACGGTCCACCTCCGTATGTGCCTGGAGTGCGGCAACGTGGGGTGCTGCGATTCCTCCCCCGCCACCCACGCGTCCAGGCACTTCGAATCGACCGGGCACCCCGTCATGCGCAGCATCGAACCCGGCGAGGACTGGCGCTGGTGCTACCAGGACGACCTGCTGGGGTGA
- a CDS encoding VOC family protein: MTSTPSQDTVRTPGPQVYVSFPGTAREALTFYCDVFGGELTLYTYQDFSRSDGSPDAIAHGTLSGVVALGGSDAAAGEASVRTEGVMLSLLGTAEPSVLHEWFRRLSDGGTVVDALAPKPWGASDGQVIDQHGLHWLIGYED; encoded by the coding sequence ATGACCAGTACCCCTTCGCAGGACACCGTTCGCACGCCAGGGCCTCAGGTCTATGTCAGCTTTCCCGGAACCGCGCGGGAAGCCCTGACCTTTTACTGCGATGTCTTCGGCGGTGAACTTACCCTGTACACCTACCAGGACTTCAGCAGGAGCGACGGCTCCCCGGACGCCATCGCCCACGGAACGCTCAGCGGCGTCGTCGCGCTTGGGGGCTCGGACGCGGCAGCCGGCGAGGCGTCCGTCCGCACCGAAGGCGTAATGCTCTCGCTGCTGGGGACCGCAGAACCGTCAGTGCTGCACGAATGGTTTCGCAGGCTTTCCGACGGCGGCACCGTGGTTGATGCCCTCGCGCCAAAACCGTGGGGCGCTTCGGACGGCCAGGTCATCGACCAGCATGGGCTCCACTGGCTCATCGGGTACGAGGACTAG